GCCGAGCGAGGCGGCCAGCTCGATCAGCGCGGTGGGGCGCTCCAACCCGCTGCCGCTCGGCCCGCCGCAGATCACCACGGTCAACTCGTCGGCGAGCGCGGGATCGTGCCGGCGCAGCGCGGCGACCGCGCGGATCAGCACGTCGGGGGCCTTGAGCGGCTGGATCCGGCCGACGAACGCCACCACGTACCCCTGGGTGGGCAGCCCGAGCCGGCGGCGGGCCGCGACGGCGGTGGCGTGCCGGTCGCCGAGGGCCGGCCGGAACCGGTCCAGGTCGACGCCGGGCTCGACCACGGCGACCCGGGCCGGGTCGGCGTCGTACCGGCCGATCAGGTCATGGGCCTCGACGCGGGTGTTGGCGACCAGCCGGTCGGCCTCGGCCACCACCTGCTCCTCGCCGATCACCCGGGCCTTCGGCTCCGGCCGGTCACCGGCGGCGAGCTGGGCGTTCTTGACCTTGGCGAGGGTGTGCGCGGTGTGCACCAGGGGCACTCCCCAGCGCTCCTTGGCCAGCCAGCCGACCTGGCCGGAGAGCCAGTAGTGCGAGTGGATCAGGTCGTAGTGGCCGGGGGCGCGGGCCGCCTCGGCGCGCAGCACGCCGGCGGTGAAGGCGCAGAGCTGGCCGGGCAGCTCCTCCTTGGTCAGCCCCTCCAGCGGTCCGGCGGTGACGTGCCGGACGTGCACGCCGGGGGCCATCTCGACCACCGGGGGCAGGTCACCGGAGGTGGCGCGGGTGAAGATCTCCACCTCGACGTCGGCCTCGGCGAGCCGTCGGGCGACCTCCAGGATGTAGACGTTCATCCCACCGGCGTCGCCGGTGCCGGGCTGGTGCAGCGGGGAGGTGTGCACGGAGACCGTGGCGATCCGGCGGGGACGGGGCCACGGCAGGGCACCGCGCTGACGACCGACACCGGTGTGCAACTCCGCCACGTCCGCTCCCTCTGTCACGGTTGATGCCGTCCCGCACGACCGGCGCTTCTCGGTCAACCTCCACGCCGGATGTCATCTTCCCGATTGCGCAGTGGACATGCTCTTTCGCGGGGGCCGGGGGTGACGGACCTCATCGACGGGCCACCGTCGCCCCCCTCGGCGGCCGGGTGACAATGGCCGGATGACCTCAGTCGCGATCGTCACCGGGGCGTCCAGCGGGATCGGCGCGGCCACCGCCCGCCGGCTGGCCGCCGAGGGCTTCCACGTGCTGGCCGCCGCGCGGCGTACCGACCGGCTGGCCGGGCTGGTCGCCGAGATCGAGGCGGCCGGCGGCACGGCCACCGCCGTGGGCTGCGACGTCACCTCCGGCGAGTCGGTCGCCGGGCTGGCCGCCGCGGCCTCCGCCGCGCCCGGTCCGGTCACCCTGCTGGTGAACAACGCCGGTGGCGCGCGCGGGCTGGACCCGGTGGAGTCCGGCTCGGTGGGCGACTGGCAGTGGATGTACGACGTGAACGTGCTCGGCACGCTCCGGGTCACCCAGGCTCTGCTGCCCGCCCTGGAGGCGTCCGGCGCCGGCACCATCGTCATCGTCTCCTCCACCGCCGGTTTCACCGTCTACGAGGGCGGGGGCGGCTACACCGCGGCGAAGCACGCGCAGACCGCCGTGGCCGGGACGCTCCGGCTGGAGCTGTGCGGGCGGCCGGTCCGGGTGGTCGAGATCGATCCGGGCATGGTGAGGACGGACGAGTTCGGCCTGGTCCGCTTCGACGGCGACGCCGACAAGGCGGCCGCGACGTACGCGGGGGTCGCCGAGCCGCTGGTCGCCGAGGACGTCGCCGACTGCATCGCCTGGTGCGCCACCCGGCCGCACCACGTCAACGTGGACCGCCTCGTCGTCCGCCCGCTGGCCCAGGCCGCCCAGCACAAGGTGCACCGGGTCGGCCCGTGAAGCGCGAGGGGTGAGCCGGGACGTGCGGGCCCCGGGGACGGATCCGGTGGGCCCGGGGCGGCGACCCGGCACAGGGGCCGTACCTGCCCGGCCGCTCGGCGTCGTCACCCGGGGCACGACCAACCCCAACCGGCTGCGGCGGGTGGACAACTGGATCGTCGAGAACTGCGGCGACCTGCTGCGCGCGGCCGGTGACCCGCTGGTGGTCGACCTCGGCTACGGCGCCACCCCGGTCACCGCCGTGGAGCTGCGCGCCCGGCTGGCCGCCGGGGTCCGCCCCGACGTGCGGGTGGTCGGGCTGGAGATCGATCCGGTACGCGTCGCCGCCGCCGCGCCCGCCGCCGACCCGCCGTGGCTGACCTTCGCCCGGGGCGGCTTCGAGCTGGCCGGGCTGCGTCCCGCCGTGGTCCGGGCGTTCAACGTGCTGCGCCAGTACGACGAGAGCGAGGTCGCCGACGCCTGGCGTACGGTCACCGACCGGCTGGCCCCCGGCGGGGTGCTGGTGGAGGGGACCTGCGACGAACTGGGCCGGCTCGGTGGCTGGGTGCTGGTGGACGCCGAGGGCCCCCGGACGCTCACCCTGGCCGCGAAGCTCACCACCCTGGAGAGTCCGGCCGCCCTCGCCGAACGTCTGCCGAAGGCCCTGATCCACCGCAACGTCCCCGGCGAGCGGATCCACGACCTGCTCCGCGCGCTCGACGACGCCTGGCGCTCGGCGGCCGGCTACGCCCCGTTCGGCCCCCGCCAGCGCTGGCTACGGGCGGTGAGTGCGGTCCGGGCGGCGGGCTGGCCGGTCCTCGGCCGCCCGCGCCACTGGCGCCACGGCCACCTCACCCTCCCCTGGCCCGCCGTCTCCCCCCGCTGACCCCACCCGGTCCCGCCCTCCGGAGTCCCGCCGGGGGTCAGATCTGGCAGTTGACGAGGACGGGTTCGGGGTGGAGGGGGACGCCGAAGCGGGCGTGGACGCCGTCGCGGATCTCGCGGGCCAGCGCGACCAGGGCGGCGGTGCTGGCGGTGCCGGAGTGGTTGGTGAGGGCGAGGGTGTGCTTGGAGGAGATGGCGGTGCCCTCCGGGCCGGGGTGGCCCTTGCCGAAGCCGGCCTTGTCGATCAGCCAGGCGGCGCTGACCTTCACCATGTCGCCCGGGCAGGGCCAGGAGGGCGGCTCGCCCAGCTCGGCGGCGCGCTCGCGCAGCAGCTCGTACGCCTCCCGGTCGAGCACCGGGTTGGTGAAGAACGACCCGACCGACCAGGTGTCGGGGTCGGCGGCGTCGAGCACCATGCCCTTGCCGGCGCGCAGCCGCAGCACGGTCGCCCGCGCGTCGGCCAGCGGCACCCGGTCGCCGACCTCGACGCCCAGCGCCCGGGCCAGCTCGGCGTAGCGCACCGGCCCGGACAACGGCGAGCGGTGCAGCCGGAAGTCGACGGTGAGCACCACCCAGCGGTCGCTGTACTTGAAGATGCTGGACCGGTACGCGAAGCCGCAGTCCGCCGCGTCGATCCGGTCGACGCGCCCGTCCCGGCGGTCGTAGACCTCGACGCCGGTGATGATCTCGGCGACCTCCTGCCCGTACGCCCCGACGTTCTGGATCGGGGTGGCCCCGGCCGAGCCGGGGATGCCGGAGAGGCACTCCAGCCCGGACCAGCCGTTGGCCACGGTGGTGGCCACCAGGTCGTCCCAGGGCTCGCCGGCCTCGACCCGTACGGTGACGGTGTCGGCGTCCTCGGCGACCACCCGCAGCCCCCGCGACCGCACCAGGACGACCGTGCCGGGGAAGCCGCCGTCACCCACCACGACGTTGCTGCCACCCGCGAGAATGAGCACCTGATCGTCCCGCCGTCGCGCCTCCTGCACCTTTTGTACGATTTCCTCGGCGCTGGTGGCGGTCTCCAGCCGGCCGGCGGGGCCGCCGAGGCGGAGCGTGGTGTATCGCGCCAGGGCGGACGGGGCGGCGGGACCGGCTCCGGTCGTCGGTTCGGCGTAGACGTCAGACACGCCTCTCACCCTAGGCTGAGAGGCAGCCGCGGCACCCACTGGTGGCCCGGTCACCCCCGGGGAGGATTGGGATGAGCAGACTGCACGGCACGAAGGACTTCTGGATCGGCGCGTTGCGGGCCGACGGCCCGGCGTTCGCCTCGGCGGTCGCCGAGGCCCCGCCCGAGACCCCGGTGCTCTCCTGTCCGGGCTGGACGGTCGCCGACCTCACGCTGCACCTCGCCAGCATCTACCACTGGGTGCACTCCTTCGCCGGCTCCGGCGAGGCCGGCCAGCCGGCCCGGCGCGACGACGCCGAACTCCCCGGCGGGGTGACCCCGCTCCAGCTCTGGCAGCACGGGTACGACCAGCTCATGACCCTCTTCGACGGCCTCGACCCGGAGGCCCCGGCGTGGAACTGGGCGCCGCAGCCGAAGAAGGCCGCCTTCTGGCTGCGCCGGATGGCCCACGAGACGGCGGTGCACCGCTGGGACGCCCAGCTCGCCATCGCCGCGGGCGGCCCGATCGAGGCGAAGCTCGCGGCCGACGGTGTCGGCGAGGTGCTGGACACCTGGCTCCCCGCCGGCCGCCGGGCGGTGCAGGGGCAGTGGCACGGGGTGGTGCAGCTGACCGCGACGGACGTCGCCCAGGAGTGGTACCTGCGGCTGCGCGGCGACGGGGTGGCCCTGCTCGACACCGCCACCGTCTTCGGCCACGAGGACCACCACGCCCGCGCCCAGGTCACCGGGACCGCCAGCGACCTGCTGCTCGCCCTCTGGGGCCGGGTCAGCTTCGACACCCTCGGGGTCACCGGCGACCGCACCCTGCTGGAGGGTCTGCGCACCGGCTGACCCGTCGTTCCCGGAGAGCGGCCGTCCCACCCGGGCACGGCCGCTCTCGTCGTCCCGGGGGCGGGAAGGTCACGGCTCGGATTCACGAGAGAGCGCTCTCTTGACAGAAAGCGAAGGCACTCGGCAGGCTGACGTGAGAGCGCTCTCTCAGCCCCTCTGATCCATGTCGGGAGATGGCTGCGACTCGCTCAGCAGCAGGTCCAATGCGCACCACCACCCGATGACCTGAGAGGAATCCGAGGAAGATGGGTACCTTTTCGCGCCGCCGCCTGGCGGCCGTTGCCCTCGTCGCCACCACGGCGCTGCTCGGCACCGCCGCGTGCGGCGGCGACGAGGCGGCCGAGGACGGGCCGATCACGCTGACCGTGGACGTCTTCGGCCAGTTCGGCTACGAGGAGCTCTACAAGGAGTACATGGCCAGCCACCCCGGCGTGAAGATCGTCGAGCGGGGCACCGGCAGCAACCTGGACGAGTACTCGCCGAAGCTGACCCAGTGGCTCGCCGCCGGCAAGGGCGCGGGCGACGTGGTCGCCATCGAGGAAGGGCTGCTGGTCGAGTACAAGGCCAACCCGCAGAACTTCGTCAACCTGCTCGACCACGGCGGAGCCGAGCTCAAGGGCAACTTCCTGGAGTGGAAGTGGAACCAGGGGCTCACCGCCGACGGCAAGCAGCTGATCGGCCTCGGCACCGACGTCGGCGGCATCGCGATGTGCTACCGCAAGGACCTCTTCGCCAAGGCCGGCCTGCCGACCGAGCGGGACGAGGTCTCCAAGCTCTGGCCGACGTGGCAGGACTACATCAAGGTCGGCGAGCAGTTCAAGGCGAAGAACACCGGCGCCTCGTTCCTCGACGGCGCGACCAACACCTTCAACACCGTCCTGCTCCAGGCCGCCGGCAACTCCACCGGTTACAGCTACTACGACACCAGCGACAACCTGGTCGTCGACAGCAACCCGGCCGTCAAGCAGGCGTACGACACCACGATGGACATCATCGACTCCGGCCTCTCCGGCAAGTACGGCTCCTGGTCGGAGGAGTGGGTCTCCGCCTTCAAGCAGTCGAAGTTCGCCACCATCGCCTGCCCCGCCTGGATGACCGGCGTCATCGAGGGCAACGCCGGTGAGGCCGCGAAGGGCAAGTGGGACGTCGCCGACATCCCCGGCGACGGCGGCAACTGGGGCGGCTCCTTCCTCGCCGTGCCGAAGCAGAGCAAGCACCAGGCCGAGGCGATCGAGCTGGTCAAGTTCCTGACCAGCGCCAAGGGCCACGTCGGCGCGTTCAAGGCCAAGGGCGCGCTGCCGTCCTCGCCGCAGGGGCTGCAGGACCCGGCGGTCGTCGACTCGACGAACGCGTACTTCTCCGGCGCTCCCGTCGGAAAGATCTTCGCCGAGGGCGCCAAGAGCCTGAAGCCGGTCTACATGGGCCCGAAGAACCAGGCCGTGCGCACCGAGGTGGAGAACGCCGTCCGCACGGTGGAGCTGGGCCAGCGCAACCCCGAGCAGGGCTGGACCGACGCCGTGAACAACGCCAAGAAGGCCGCCGCCAAGTAGTCCGAGTCGAACGTACGGGCGGGCCCGGGGTGCACCGGACCCGCCCGTACGGCGGAAGAAGGAGTCTCACGGCATGGCCGTCCAGCTCGACGCCCGGCCGCCGGTCGTACCGGCGCCGCGCCACGCCCGCTCGCCCCGGGGCAGCCGGCTCACCCGGTTCGACACCCGGTTCTCGCCCTACCTCTACATCGCCCCGTTCTTCCTGCTCTTCGCCGTCTTCGGC
This genomic interval from Micromonospora coxensis contains the following:
- the mshA gene encoding D-inositol-3-phosphate glycosyltransferase, which codes for MAELHTGVGRQRGALPWPRPRRIATVSVHTSPLHQPGTGDAGGMNVYILEVARRLAEADVEVEIFTRATSGDLPPVVEMAPGVHVRHVTAGPLEGLTKEELPGQLCAFTAGVLRAEAARAPGHYDLIHSHYWLSGQVGWLAKERWGVPLVHTAHTLAKVKNAQLAAGDRPEPKARVIGEEQVVAEADRLVANTRVEAHDLIGRYDADPARVAVVEPGVDLDRFRPALGDRHATAVAARRRLGLPTQGYVVAFVGRIQPLKAPDVLIRAVAALRRHDPALADELTVVICGGPSGSGLERPTALIELAASLGIADRVRFLPPQTGADLPALYRAADLVAVPSYNESFGLVALEAQACGTPVVAAAVGGLVTAVRDGASGVLVDGHDPDEWARTLAHLLPDRGRRDRLAVGAARHARNFSWERTVSGLLGVYGEAIAEHRDRLSVQLAGDAALSCSW
- a CDS encoding SDR family NAD(P)-dependent oxidoreductase, translating into MTSVAIVTGASSGIGAATARRLAAEGFHVLAAARRTDRLAGLVAEIEAAGGTATAVGCDVTSGESVAGLAAAASAAPGPVTLLVNNAGGARGLDPVESGSVGDWQWMYDVNVLGTLRVTQALLPALEASGAGTIVIVSSTAGFTVYEGGGGYTAAKHAQTAVAGTLRLELCGRPVRVVEIDPGMVRTDEFGLVRFDGDADKAAATYAGVAEPLVAEDVADCIAWCATRPHHVNVDRLVVRPLAQAAQHKVHRVGP
- a CDS encoding O-methyltransferase gives rise to the protein MGPGRRPGTGAVPARPLGVVTRGTTNPNRLRRVDNWIVENCGDLLRAAGDPLVVDLGYGATPVTAVELRARLAAGVRPDVRVVGLEIDPVRVAAAAPAADPPWLTFARGGFELAGLRPAVVRAFNVLRQYDESEVADAWRTVTDRLAPGGVLVEGTCDELGRLGGWVLVDAEGPRTLTLAAKLTTLESPAALAERLPKALIHRNVPGERIHDLLRALDDAWRSAAGYAPFGPRQRWLRAVSAVRAAGWPVLGRPRHWRHGHLTLPWPAVSPR
- a CDS encoding UDP-N-acetylmuramate dehydrogenase, whose amino-acid sequence is MSDVYAEPTTGAGPAAPSALARYTTLRLGGPAGRLETATSAEEIVQKVQEARRRDDQVLILAGGSNVVVGDGGFPGTVVLVRSRGLRVVAEDADTVTVRVEAGEPWDDLVATTVANGWSGLECLSGIPGSAGATPIQNVGAYGQEVAEIITGVEVYDRRDGRVDRIDAADCGFAYRSSIFKYSDRWVVLTVDFRLHRSPLSGPVRYAELARALGVEVGDRVPLADARATVLRLRAGKGMVLDAADPDTWSVGSFFTNPVLDREAYELLRERAAELGEPPSWPCPGDMVKVSAAWLIDKAGFGKGHPGPEGTAISSKHTLALTNHSGTASTAALVALAREIRDGVHARFGVPLHPEPVLVNCQI
- a CDS encoding maleylpyruvate isomerase family mycothiol-dependent enzyme, coding for MSRLHGTKDFWIGALRADGPAFASAVAEAPPETPVLSCPGWTVADLTLHLASIYHWVHSFAGSGEAGQPARRDDAELPGGVTPLQLWQHGYDQLMTLFDGLDPEAPAWNWAPQPKKAAFWLRRMAHETAVHRWDAQLAIAAGGPIEAKLAADGVGEVLDTWLPAGRRAVQGQWHGVVQLTATDVAQEWYLRLRGDGVALLDTATVFGHEDHHARAQVTGTASDLLLALWGRVSFDTLGVTGDRTLLEGLRTG
- a CDS encoding ABC transporter substrate-binding protein translates to MGTFSRRRLAAVALVATTALLGTAACGGDEAAEDGPITLTVDVFGQFGYEELYKEYMASHPGVKIVERGTGSNLDEYSPKLTQWLAAGKGAGDVVAIEEGLLVEYKANPQNFVNLLDHGGAELKGNFLEWKWNQGLTADGKQLIGLGTDVGGIAMCYRKDLFAKAGLPTERDEVSKLWPTWQDYIKVGEQFKAKNTGASFLDGATNTFNTVLLQAAGNSTGYSYYDTSDNLVVDSNPAVKQAYDTTMDIIDSGLSGKYGSWSEEWVSAFKQSKFATIACPAWMTGVIEGNAGEAAKGKWDVADIPGDGGNWGGSFLAVPKQSKHQAEAIELVKFLTSAKGHVGAFKAKGALPSSPQGLQDPAVVDSTNAYFSGAPVGKIFAEGAKSLKPVYMGPKNQAVRTEVENAVRTVELGQRNPEQGWTDAVNNAKKAAAK